The proteins below come from a single Planctomycetaceae bacterium genomic window:
- a CDS encoding ABC transporter ATP-binding protein yields MQQIFLLGTFIWPYRRRLILSVICAMLVSVLWSMNLSITFPVVRVLFVDDSLHSYVDGQISSYKADIRKNTTILDGLRDDQIPERARIQRRLNDASRNLLFNQWLKDVVMPLVPDNKFRTVLLILAVVVLATAVKGVAIYVQELLVGAVVHASANDIRAAAFDSALRLDYQSLNALGTSTLTSRLTNDVTELSVGMRMFGAQLVREPLKVACCIIAALWFNWRLTLVSLLVLPLIGLLFYRSGRILRSAARDTMETMSGIYHRVSETFESIRVVVAFDGRPHHEQQLRKANDEYFQHSMKMVKVSALIRPVTELLGIVAFSAVLIPGAYMVLNDTDQIWGVKLANGPLGIAELTTLYVLLAGILDPVRKLSGVFPQFKRSLGAADRVFEIVEQRTEIPEPDVPTRLTKHGGSITFDNVSFHYRNASPDPSGNLLTLQNIDLEIPFGQVVAVVGGNGSGKSTLLSLLPRLMDPTQGEVRIDGVDTRKMPLHDLRKQIGLVTQDTILFDESIYDNVLYGCPEADAAQVEAAIRNAHAAEFVALLPEGLNTRVGPRGQKLSGGQKQRLALARAIVRDPSILILDEATSAIDAESEVLIYRALKRYAQGRTVFVITHVISQTFLDLIDRVVVLNHGRVIAHGTHDELVRTCPEYGRLVQPDGGTRKAA; encoded by the coding sequence ATGCAACAGATCTTTCTGCTGGGCACATTCATCTGGCCGTACCGCCGGCGACTGATCCTGTCGGTCATCTGCGCGATGCTGGTGTCCGTGCTGTGGTCCATGAACCTGTCGATCACGTTTCCCGTGGTCCGCGTGCTGTTTGTCGACGACAGTCTGCATTCGTACGTTGACGGGCAGATATCGTCCTACAAGGCGGACATCCGAAAAAACACGACGATCCTGGACGGGCTGCGGGACGATCAGATCCCCGAACGCGCGCGGATTCAGCGCCGGCTGAACGATGCTTCGCGGAACCTGCTGTTCAATCAGTGGCTGAAGGATGTCGTGATGCCGCTGGTGCCCGACAACAAGTTCCGGACGGTGCTGCTGATTCTGGCGGTCGTCGTGCTGGCGACGGCCGTCAAGGGTGTGGCCATCTATGTTCAGGAACTGCTTGTCGGCGCGGTGGTCCATGCTTCCGCGAATGACATCCGGGCCGCAGCCTTCGACAGCGCTTTGCGGCTGGATTATCAGTCGCTGAACGCACTGGGCACGTCCACTTTGACATCCCGCCTGACGAACGATGTCACGGAACTGAGCGTGGGCATGCGAATGTTCGGCGCACAACTGGTCCGCGAACCTCTGAAGGTTGCCTGCTGCATCATCGCGGCACTGTGGTTCAACTGGAGGCTGACGCTGGTCTCGCTGCTGGTCCTGCCGCTGATCGGCCTGCTGTTTTATCGGTCGGGACGCATCCTTCGCAGCGCCGCGCGAGACACGATGGAGACCATGTCCGGCATCTACCACCGGGTGTCTGAGACGTTCGAGTCCATTCGCGTGGTCGTGGCGTTCGACGGAAGGCCGCACCATGAACAGCAGTTGCGGAAGGCCAACGACGAGTACTTTCAGCATTCCATGAAGATGGTGAAAGTCAGCGCCCTGATTCGGCCGGTGACGGAACTGCTGGGAATTGTCGCATTCAGTGCGGTTTTGATTCCCGGAGCTTACATGGTGCTTAACGACACCGATCAGATCTGGGGAGTCAAGCTGGCCAACGGACCCCTGGGAATCGCGGAACTGACGACGCTGTATGTTCTGCTGGCTGGAATCCTGGATCCGGTTCGCAAGCTGTCCGGCGTGTTTCCGCAGTTCAAGCGATCTCTGGGTGCTGCGGACCGCGTATTTGAAATTGTCGAGCAGCGGACGGAAATTCCCGAACCGGACGTTCCGACACGTCTGACGAAACACGGCGGAAGTATCACGTTCGACAACGTCTCGTTCCATTACCGAAACGCCTCGCCGGACCCGTCCGGCAACCTGTTGACGCTGCAGAACATCGATCTGGAAATTCCGTTCGGGCAGGTCGTCGCTGTCGTCGGCGGCAACGGGTCCGGCAAGTCAACTCTGCTTAGCCTGCTGCCGCGACTGATGGATCCCACGCAGGGCGAAGTCCGCATCGACGGCGTTGATACCCGAAAAATGCCGCTGCACGATCTGAGAAAACAGATCGGCCTGGTGACGCAGGACACGATTCTGTTTGACGAATCCATCTACGACAACGTCCTGTACGGCTGCCCGGAGGCCGACGCGGCTCAGGTCGAGGCCGCCATCCGCAATGCTCACGCCGCGGAATTTGTCGCGCTGCTGCCGGAAGGGCTGAACACGCGAGTCGGGCCCAGAGGACAGAAGCTGTCGGGAGGCCAGAAACAGCGGCTGGCGCTGGCGCGGGCCATCGTGCGGGATCCGTCGATCCTGATTCTCGACGAAGCGACTTCCGCCATCGACGCGGAAAGTGAAGTATTGATTTACAGGGCGCTGAAACGATATGCCCAGGGACGCACGGTGTTCGTGATCACTCACGTTATCAGTCAGACGTTTCTGGACCTGATTGACCGCGTCGTGGTGCTGAATCATGGCCGTGTGATTGCCCACGGCACTCACGACGAATTAGTGCGGACCTGTCCCGAATACGGCCGGCTTGTGCAGCCGGACGGCGGCACTCGAAAGGCCGCCTGA